A stretch of DNA from Vibrio palustris:
TTGATTGTAAGCGTATCTTTGAGGCGTATGTATTCTTGAATGGCTAGGATATCGGCCATTCCTGCAACGGGCGCGTCTGTAAGCGCATGCCACATGACTTCGTCTGCTTCTTGCGCGCGAATGTTGCCGTGCCAAGTCGTAATCACATAGTAGTGATGAAGTTCCAGCTCTTGAGTCGGGTGATAGAGTGAACAGAGATAATAATAGTGCAAAGGAGCGATGGTGAGCTCTTCTTCCAGTTCACGCAGTAACGCCTGACCTTGAGTTTCTCCGGCTTCGATATGCCCTGCGGGTATCGCGATGGCTCCAGGGTCGATAGTTTTTAGTAATGAACGTTGCTCGAGTAAAACTTGTTCATTATTGACGAGCATAAAAGCGACACATTCATGAATCTCCATTGCCATCATATTTCCTTATTGTGAGTCATTGGATTTAGGTTATAACAGGATAAAGTGGCAAGGTTACGCTTTTAATACTGAGATTTGATGTGTCATTGAAAACCTATTGCGCATAAAAAAGAGAGGCGATTGCCTCTCCAATATGTTTATGCAGCGTGTTGTTCATTATCAGAAGATGGTGATTTGAAAGAAGCTCACTATTTTGCCGTAATCACGGATGTCACCAGTTTACCATGAGAGCGCACCGGGCCATCTTCTTTTGCGCCTAATGTATATTCAAAGACACCCATTTTTTTGCCGCCAGCTTCACTATGCAGCATCAACATCAACATGTCTCCGCTTTCAATTTCTTCGGTTAATATCGCTGAAACATCATAGTTTTCGCCCATTTTTAGTGGCGCGTAACCCACAACAGGGCCTGGTTTCATATTTTTATCGGTACGGTGAACTACAAGCCAACCATTAGTTTCCGATTTAATCATATCAGCAGTAACTGTCCCATGGGAGACATCTTGATCATGACTATATACACCCACATCCATCATGTGGCCTGCTGCCATAGCGATTGACGACGAGCTAATTAATAAGGCACTGAGTGCAAAGCGTTTCGTCCATTTTTTCACAGTATTTTCCACGTTTAAATCCTCATTAGGTAATGATATATAGCAATGAACCAGCCCACGATAGAACACAGCTGGTTGAATGAGTGTATGAATGAATAGACTAAAACGACATTTGTAAGCGTTAACAATCATCACTTACCTAACATTACTTTGCGCAATGAGATGTGGTGTACAAAGATAAAATAATTACTGGTAATTATTATAAAGTGTATTACGAAGCCGATTTGGCATAATCGATTTATTCTCATTGAGAACGGTTCGCGAATGTCATGAGATTGGCTTGGCACAGCTAACACTGTTTATGTTGTACTTGCTTATAAAGTTGATAGCCATTCCTCCCTCGTTCTTTAACCTTATAGAGGGCAGCATCGGCTTGCTTCATCGTGTTATTGAGCGAGGTATCATGTGTTTCTATCGTGCTCATGCCGATACTCACACCGATATGTATGGCTGGATGATTAAAAGTAAAAGGCTGCGCAATCGACTCGACAATACGCTGAGCTAATTCTTCGGCGGTTTCATGCAAGTTATGAGATCCACTTATTACCAAAGCGAATTCATCGCCCCCAAAACGACACACTAAATCATTATCTCTAACCGTATTTTTGAGTCGGTTAGCCACTTCTTTGAGAACTTCATCACCGGCTAAATGGCCATAAGTGTCATTTACCGCTTTAAAATAATCGAGGTCAATAAGCATAAGGATATGATTATCGATATCACGTTGCGTATTTGCTAGTAGTTTATCGGTGTATTCATTAAAGCTTGCGCGATTAGCAAGTCCAGTTAATGAGTCATGATGAGCTGCGTAGTGAATTTTTTCTTTGCTTTTTTCTTGCTCAGTGATGTCTACCGAAGTACATACCCACCCACTATCAGGTAAAGAGCTATAAAGAGCCTCAATAATAGCGCCTGACTGTAATTGAAAACGTTGTAGAAATGATTGATCGTTATCGAATGCGGCGTACATCTCGTCCATCGTTTTATCCGGATTATCGATGGTTTCTTGGCTATTATAGCGATGGCTTAAAAATTCTCGAAATGATTGCCTAATACGAATGTGTGAACTGTTAATTGCATAGATATCACAATGCTGATTATTCCAATATTTAAGTAAACCTCGCATATCATAGACGGCGACGCCTTGAGGGATATGATTCACGATAGCGGAAAGCTCATCATTTTTAGCTTGCATCAAACGTTCACTCTCGCTCATTTTTTGTTCTAAGAGCTTACGCTCAGATACATCTTGGAAAGCCCCAATCAACCGGCATAAAGCCCCATTTTCATAAACGCCATGTCCCGTTGTTTTTACCCACATATGCTTGCCTTGATTATTAATAAAAGGCAGTTCGCTGGACCAGATTTTGTTAGATTCGATGGCTGCATCGACGGTTTTTCGGATAATATCTTGTGCTTCAGGCGCGAAAAAAGCAAAGCCACTATCGAGTGAAGGTTTAAAATTGGTATCGACGCCGATGATGTCGCGAGTTTGGGGAGACCAATATAACGCATTAGTTTCAATATCATATTCCCAGCTGCCAACGCCTGATACCTTGGCAACTTCTTCTGATAACGCTTCTTTGCGCATGAGATAAGCTCTTGCCTGCTCAACTTTTGCACAAGCTAATTGCATTTGTAACCAGTTTAAATTAGCTTGCAGCAAGCTTTCGACGATGTCTTTGAATTGCTTTAAACGATGCTGTTGCTCGTTACTCAATAGGCGGGCAGAGGTATCGAGAATGCATAATGTCCCGATAACCTCATTACCATCAAGTGTAATAGGGCAGCCCGTACAAAATTTTAGTTGATGCTTTTTGATATAAGCATTTTGTTTAAACCGATCATCTTTTGTTGCGTCTTCAACCATGATAAATGAGGCCGAGTCATAGACATAACGACTAAACGAGTAGGGTTTATCAAAGTCTTCTTGTTGTAA
This window harbors:
- a CDS encoding NUDIX domain-containing protein; the encoded protein is MEIHECVAFMLVNNEQVLLEQRSLLKTIDPGAIAIPAGHIEAGETQGQALLRELEEELTIAPLHYYYLCSLYHPTQELELHHYYVITTWHGNIRAQEADEVMWHALTDAPVAGMADILAIQEYIRLKDTLTIKP
- a CDS encoding DUF7282 domain-containing protein: MENTVKKWTKRFALSALLISSSSIAMAAGHMMDVGVYSHDQDVSHGTVTADMIKSETNGWLVVHRTDKNMKPGPVVGYAPLKMGENYDVSAILTEEIESGDMLMLMLHSEAGGKKMGVFEYTLGAKEDGPVRSHGKLVTSVITAK
- a CDS encoding diguanylate cyclase domain-containing protein, with the protein product MTSTFDYSEVYNQALEQLKSEKIAQLPALHTLINIVSDVFHCPTALLSIYDKTQEYATSIIVSSVGLQQEDFDKPYSFSRYVYDSASFIMVEDATKDDRFKQNAYIKKHQLKFCTGCPITLDGNEVIGTLCILDTSARLLSNEQQHRLKQFKDIVESLLQANLNWLQMQLACAKVEQARAYLMRKEALSEEVAKVSGVGSWEYDIETNALYWSPQTRDIIGVDTNFKPSLDSGFAFFAPEAQDIIRKTVDAAIESNKIWSSELPFINNQGKHMWVKTTGHGVYENGALCRLIGAFQDVSERKLLEQKMSESERLMQAKNDELSAIVNHIPQGVAVYDMRGLLKYWNNQHCDIYAINSSHIRIRQSFREFLSHRYNSQETIDNPDKTMDEMYAAFDNDQSFLQRFQLQSGAIIEALYSSLPDSGWVCTSVDITEQEKSKEKIHYAAHHDSLTGLANRASFNEYTDKLLANTQRDIDNHILMLIDLDYFKAVNDTYGHLAGDEVLKEVANRLKNTVRDNDLVCRFGGDEFALVISGSHNLHETAEELAQRIVESIAQPFTFNHPAIHIGVSIGMSTIETHDTSLNNTMKQADAALYKVKERGRNGYQLYKQVQHKQC